In Ochotona princeps isolate mOchPri1 chromosome 21, mOchPri1.hap1, whole genome shotgun sequence, a single genomic region encodes these proteins:
- the ELP6 gene encoding elongator complex protein 6 isoform X2 yields MAASLCITFSPSTSEGVSLTAARERGQLVFLEGLRSSVDIFFQAQEDPHPLQFLREANAGDLKPLYTFVKEALTPTDSGKAVWRCPVLLVDDLSVLLSLGVGAVAVLDFVHYCRATVCGDLKGNMVALVHESRDVEDEDNDILLNGLSHQSHLILRAEGLATGFCRDVHGQLRILRRQASRSTARQERSLTYQYKIQDKNVLFFAKGMSPAVL; encoded by the exons GGCGTCAGCCTGACCGCGGCACGGGAGCGAGGGCAGCTGGTGTTCCTTGAGGGTCTCCGGTCCTCGGTGGACATCTTCTTTCAGGCTCAGGAAgatccacacccactgcagttCCTCAG GGAGGCCAATGCTGGGGACCTGAAACCATTGTACACGTTTGTGAAGGAGGCCCTGACACCCACAGATAGTGGGAAGGCTGTGTGGCGGTGCCCGGTGTTGCTGGTGGACGACCTCAGTGTGTTGCTGAGCCTGGGTGTGGGTGCGGTGGCCGTGCTGGACTTTGTCCACTACTGCAGAGCGACCGTGTGCGGGGACCTGAAG GGAAACATGGTGGCCCTCGTGCACGAGAGCAGAGACGTGGAGGATGAGGACAATGACATCCTGCTGAATGGGCTCAGTCATCAGAGCCACCTCATCCTGCGGGCCGAGGGCCTGGCCACTGGCTTCTGCAGGGACGTGCATGGGCAG CTCAGGATCCTGAGGAGGCAGGCGTCACGGTCCACAGCGCGGCAGGAGAGGAGCCTCACCTACCAGTACAAGATCCAGGATAAGAACGTGTTATTTTTCGCCAAAGGAATGTCTCCGGCAGTGCTGTGA